The genomic stretch GGCCCGCCATCTCGAGCGCGTCCGAAACCGCGCTCTCGGCGCTCTTGATCACCTCGGTCGTCGGGTGCCACCCGGTACCGACGATCTCGTTGTCCTTCATCACGACAGCCTTCGTCGTGCTCGACCCGGAATCGACGCCCATCGTGATCCCGGTCTGCTCCTCGCGGGCAAGGAGCGCTCTCCGGCGGGCGATGGTGGTCAGGGCCTCCATCCTGGTGAGGAGGGTTCCCGCGGTCGTCCGCTCGGTGAAGGAGTAACTCACCACCGAGAGCTTCGAGTTCTCGGGGATGTACCGCCGCAGTTCGTTCCGGACAATCGCCGCCTCGGCGCACCTGAAGCAGGTGCCGATGAAGACCCCGTCCGCCTCCACCTTCCCTTCCACCAGGGCAAGGGCCCGGGCAATCATCAGTTTCAGGTCGGCACTCTTGACGTCCAGCCCGAACTTCTTGACCGCACGTTCCACATCGGCAAGAGCGATATCGGGGAAGAAGACCTCTGCGCCCACCGACTCGGCGGCCTCATAGATCTCCTTCTGGACGCCGCTGTACTCCGCCCCGCAGGAGAGCTGGGCGATCCGTACTTTCTTCACGCTTCACCTCCATCCGGGAGACCTGCGAGGAACTTCTTGACGGCGGCTACGAACCGGATGCCCTCTTCCTCGTTCGTGGGGTACTCCAGTTCAAGGATCGGGATCCCGCTCTGCCGCAGGGAGAAGAGGATCAGCTCGTCGGTACGGGCGCAGCCCATGCACCCGAACGCAAGGTCGGCCTCGGTGACGATGATCGCGGCCTCGGCCTCCTCGATGAGGGGGCCGTAGATCGCCATTCGTCCCCGAACACCGGAAGGCACCTCGACGGCCGCGTACTTCAGGCCGCGTTTGGGCTCTTCGGGAGTGATCTGCAGGGGCGGGGAGTCTACCCCACCGGTCTGTATCCTCTCCCGGATACCGAGGGCTGCACCGAGCGGTTTATGACCGAACCGGGCCACCAGGTCGGAGAGGATGAGGCTCGTTGCAGGGTAGATAAACACCTTTGCCATTGTATTCAGGACTCCTCTGTATCTATCAGTTCTTGTAGTCGCTTGATATCAAGTAACGGTCGCTTCCCGCGTGCGGGCGGTGCCGGTTCCGCCTCGTCTCCTTCACGCCGGTCGAGCTCCTCGAGCCCGCGGGTGATGTAGCGCAGAAGACGGAACTCCCGTTCGTGCCCGAGGTAGCCCGGCCTCGCTCCGCCGAGATTCGCCCGGCAGCGTCTCGGATCCCCGGGAGGAAAACCCCGGTCCTT from Methanoculleus chikugoensis encodes the following:
- a CDS encoding methanogenesis marker 5 protein — encoded protein: MAKVFIYPATSLILSDLVARFGHKPLGAALGIRERIQTGGVDSPPLQITPEEPKRGLKYAAVEVPSGVRGRMAIYGPLIEEAEAAIIVTEADLAFGCMGCARTDELILFSLRQSGIPILELEYPTNEEEGIRFVAAVKKFLAGLPDGGEA
- a CDS encoding methanogenesis marker 6 protein; its protein translation is MAEYTPDYVGTVTKYVFVESPSMTPGELALRAYEASEGVLIKETCFGLQVTGEPESVDRLIEEIRSFDPTHIFVKDRGFPPGDPRRCRANLGGARPGYLGHEREFRLLRYITRGLEELDRREGDEAEPAPPARGKRPLLDIKRLQELIDTEES